One part of the Procambarus clarkii isolate CNS0578487 chromosome 41, FALCON_Pclarkii_2.0, whole genome shotgun sequence genome encodes these proteins:
- the LOC138373239 gene encoding basic proline-rich protein-like: protein MFNEEKFQLMRYGKIENIKAKTTYKTQCGRPPVVAHLWPPTCGRPPLSPCSRPASVAAHLWPPTCVPLFASRQCGRPPVAAHLCPLVRVPPVWPPACGRPPVAARLCPLVRVPPVWPPACGRPTVAARLWPPTCGRLPVAAHLWPPTCGRLPVAAHLWPPACGRPPLAARLWPPTCGRPPVAAHLWPPTCGRPPVSARLWPPTCGRPPVAAHLWTPACGRPPVSARLWPPACGRPPVSARLCPPACGRPPVAARLCPPACGRPPVFAHLCPPACGRPPVAARLWTPTCVRPPVAAHLWPPACGRPPVDARLWTPTCVRPPVDAHLWTPACGRPPVSVRLWTPTCGRPPVAAHLWPPACGRPPVSVRLWTPTCVRPPCVRPPVAAHLWPPTCGRLPVDARLCPPACGRPPVSAHLWPPACGRPPVAARLWPPTCGRPPVDARLCPPACGRLPVAARLCPPACRRPPVSAPLWPPACGRPPVSAHLWPPACGRPPVAARLWTPTCGRPPVDAHLCPPTCGRPPVDAHLWPPACGRPPVAARLWPPTCGRPPVAARLWPPTCGRPPVAAHLCPPTCGRPPVDARLCPPACGRPPVAAHLWTPACVRPPVDACLWPPACVRPPVDARLCPPPCGRPPVDAHLCPPTCGRPPVDAHLWPPACGRPPVAARLWTPTCVRPPVAARLWTPTCGRPPVAAHLWPPACGRPPVAAHLWPPACGRPPVAAHLWPPTCGRPPVADRLRGGRLD, encoded by the coding sequence TGTGGCCGCCCGCCTGTGGTCGCCCACCTGTGGCCGCCCACCTGTGGCCgcccacctttgtccccttgttcgcgtcccgccagtgtggcAGCCCACCTGTGGccgcccacctgtgtccccttgttcgcgtcccgccagtgtggcCGCCCACCTGTGGccgcccacctgtgtccccttgttcgcgtcccgccagtgtggcCGCCCGCCTGTGGCCGCCCACCTGTGGCcgcccgcctgtgtccccttgttcgcgtcccgccagtgtggcCGCCCGCCTGTGGCCGCCCTACTGTGGCTGCCCGCCTGTGGCCGCCCACCTGTGGCCGCCTGCCTGTGGCCGCCCACCTGTGGCCGCCCACCTGTGGCCGCCTGCCTGTGGCCGCCCACCTGTGGCCGCCCGCCTGTGGCCGCCCACCTTTGGCCGCCCGCCTGTGGCCGCCCACCTGTGGCCGCCCGCCTGTGGCCGCCCACCTGTGGCCGCCCACCTGTGGCCGCCCGCCTGTGTCCGCCCGCCTGTGGCCGCCCACCTGTGGACGCCCGCCTGTGGCCGCCCACCTGTGGACGCCCGCCTGTGGCCGCCCGCCTGTGTCCGCCCGCCTGTGGCCGCCCGCCTGTGGACGCCCGCCTGTGTCCGCCCGCCTGTGTCCGCCCGCCTGTGGACGCCCGCCTGTGGCCGCCCGCCTGTGTCCGCCCGCCTGTGGACGCCCGCCTGTGTTCGCCCACCTGTGTCCGCCCGCCTGTGGACGCCCACCTGTGGCCGCCCGCCTGTGGACGCCCACCTGTGTCCGCCCACCTGTGGCCGCCCACCTGTGGCCGCCCGCCTGTGGACGCCCGCCTGTGGACGCCCGCCTGTGGACGCCCACCTGTGTCCGCCCGCCTGTGGACGCCCACCTGTGGACGCCCGCCTGTGGACGCCCACCTGTGTCCGTCCGCCTGTGGACGCCCACCTGTGGCCGCCCGCCTGTGGCCGCCCACCTGTGGCCGCCCGCCTGTGGACGCCCACCTGTGTCCGTCCGCCTGTGGACGCCCACCTGTGTCCGCCCGCCTTGTGTCCGCCCGCCTGTGGCCGCCCACCTGTGGCCGCCCACCTGTGGACGCCTACCTGTGGACGCCCGCCTGTGTCCGCCCGCCTGTGGACGCCCGCCTGTGTCCGCCCACCTGTGGCCGCCCGCCTGTGGCCGCCCGCCTGTGGCCGCCCGCCTGTGGCCGCCCACCTGTGGCCGCCCACCTGTGGACGCCCGCCTGTGTCCGCCCGCCTGTGGACGCCTGCCTGTGGCCGCCCGCCTGTGTCCGCCCGCCTGTAGACGCCCGCCTGTGTCCGCCCCCCTGTGGCCGCCCGCCTGTGGACGCCCACCTGTGTCCGCCCACCTGTGGCCGCCCGCCTGTGGACGCCCACCTGTGGCCGCCCGCCTGTGGACGCCCACCTGTGGCCGCCCGCCTGTGGACGCCCACCTGTGTCCGCCCACCTGTGGCCGCCCGCCTGTGGACGCCCACCTGTGGCCGCCCGCCTGTGGCCGCCCACCTGTGGCCGCCCGCCTGTGGCCGCCCACCTGTGGCCGCCCACCTGTGGCCGCCCGCCTGTGGCCGCCCACCTGTGGCCGCCCACCTGTGGCCGCCCACCTGTGTCCGCCCACCTGTGGCCGCCCGCCTGTGGACGCCCGCCTGTGTCCGCCCGCCTGTGGCCGCCCACCTGTGGCCGCCCACCTGTGGACGCCCGCCTGTGTCCGCCCGCCTGTGGACGCCTGCCTGTGGCCGCCCGCCTGTGTCCGCCCGCCTGTAGACGCCCGCCTGTGTCCGCCCCCCTGTGGCCGCCCGCCTGTGGACGCCCACCTGTGTCCGCCCACCTGTGGCCGCCCGCCTGTGGACGCCCACCTGTGGCCGCCCGCCTGTGGACGCCCACCTGTGGCCGCCCGCCTGTGGACGCCCACCTGTGTCCGCCCACCTGTGGCCGCCCGCCTGTGGACGCCCACCTGTGGCCGCCCGCCTGTGGCCGCCCACCTGTGGCCGCCCGCCTGTGGCCGCCCACCTGTGGCCGCCCACCTGTGGCCGCCCGCCTGTGGCCGCCCACCTGTGGCCGCCCACCTGTGGCCGCCCACCTGTGGCCGCCCACCTGTGGCCGACCGCCtgcggggagggagattagattaa